The Ornithinimicrobium faecis region ACAACTCCTCCGCCTGGCGGATGGACGACGCGGTGCCGCTGGTCGTCAGCGAGGTGAACCCTCAGGACCTGGACTCCGCTGTGGCGCAAGGTGGTCGGCGGATCGTGGCCAACCCCAACTGCACCACGATGGCTGCGATGCCGGTCCTCAAGGCACTGCACGACGCTGCGGGGCTCGAGCGCCTGGTGGCCACGACCTATCAGGCGGTCTCTGGCAGCGGTGTGGCCGGTGTCGCTGAGCTGGCCGGTCAGGTGCGTGCGGGCGCGGAGCAGAACCTCGAGGGGCTGGCTCTGGACGGTGGCGCTGTCCAGTTCCCTGAGCCCTCGACCTACGTGGCTCCCATCGCTTTCAATGTCGTGCCGCTCGCTGGCGACCTGGTCGACGACGGCTCGGGTGAGACCAACGAGGAGCAGAAGCTGCGCAACGAGTCGCGCAAGATCCTGGGCATCCCGGGCCTTCCCGTCGCGGGCACCTGCGTGCGCGTGCCGGTCTTCACCGGTCACTCCCTGTCCATCCATGCCGAGTTCGGCCGAGCCATCACTGCCGAGGAGGCCCGTGAGGTCCTGGCGGTGGCGCCGGGTGTTGCGCTCAGCGACGTCCCCACACCGCTGGCTGTGGCCGGGCAGGACCCGTCCTACGTCGGCCGCATCCGCACCGATCAGTCGGTGCCCGACGGGCGAGGCCTCGTGCTGTTCGTGGCCAACGACAACCTCCGCAAGGGGGCTGCGCTCAACACCGTGCAGCTCGCCGAGGCCGTGGTCGAGCGTGGCCTGGTGGGCGGTTAGAAGCCCACGATCTGGGTGGCGCCGTGGCTCCTGAGGTGCCTGTGGACCCGTCCGCGCTGAGTTATCCACAGCTGCGGTTCGGGCCTCGGCGTGTCGTCCCATGACCGCCTATGGTGGGCAGATGGCCGCCCCAGACATCGAGCACAAGATCCGCCAGCACGACAACGACATCGCGGCGATCTACACGATGATCACCAACGTGCTGAACACGCAGGTCCGTCACACCAACCGGTTCAACGAGTTGGGTGAGGACGTCGCGACACTCGCCGGCAAGGTCGACTCCCTCAACATCAAAGTCGACACCCTCGACACGCGCATGACCTCCCTGGAGGGCAAGGTTGACTCCCTCGACACGCGCATGACCTCCCTGGAGGGCAAGGTCGACTCACTGGACACGCGCATGACCTCGCTGGAGGGGAAGGTCGACTCACTGGACACGCGCATGACCTCCCTGGAGGGCAAGGTCGACTCACTGGACACGCGCATGACTTCCCTGGAGGGCACTGTCAACTCCCTGGACGGAAAGGTCGACGCCCTGGACGGCAAGGTCGACCAGATCCTGGACCTGCTGAAGCGTTGAACCCGGCCGGCCCCGCTATCGGGACCGGCGCGGCTTGACCTCCTGCGGGACCCACCGGTCCTCTGGGACGTCCATGTGCCGGCAGAACTCGACCCAGACCTGCTTGACAGACAGCCCCGCCTCAATAGCCTCGGCCGGGGTGCGCTCGCCGAGGGAGCTCAGCACTTGGCTGCTCGCCTGGAACCGCCCGTAGGGACCGCCGAACTCGTCCTCCACGGCCCTCCAGAACTCGCTCACGCGCATCAGCTGGCACCGCTCGTCGAAGACTTCATACACGCACAATATGTCGGGTGACCGACACGAGCACCGGTGCGCAGCATCTGCTCGGCTGCTTCGTCCGAGCTCGCCCTCTGCGCCACCGGCAATCCGGACCCACGGTGGGCCGTCGACGCTCTGCCATCACCGAGTGAGAGGATGCCGTGAGACGATGGGGCCGACGACGAGACCCTCGCGCGAGATGGAGGACACGGTGCGACCCGAGCAGGACTTTGCGTGGTGGCAGAAGTTGCTGATCAAGGCGAAGATTTGGCAGCCGCCCCACCTCACGATGCACCACGTGGTGCGCGACATGGAGCGCCCGGTGCCTCCGCCGGTCACCGGCGCCTATGGCAACAAGGTCGTCACGGCCACCCGGCCGCGCCTGGTCCCCCAGCGCGACGACGCCCAACGCTGAGTCACACGACGACACCCAACGCTGAGTCGCACGACGACACCCAGCACGATTCCGGGTCTCGTCGCCTGCCGCACTCTGACCTTGCGAAGTCGACCTTGTTTCCTCACGCCCGCACCAGAGAAAACAAGGTCGCAAACTCCAGGTCACCGATGAGCCGACCCCGCGTGGGAGCGTCCATCGGGCGACGCTGGTGTTAGGAGGGCAGGGCAGGTGTCAGTAGGGCATGGCAGGCTCACCGTGATGAGTGAAGCACCGACCAGATGAGTCCGCCCCCACAGACCGATGTGCTGGAGCAGTTCTCCCCTGCCACCCAGGCCTGGTTCCGCGCGTCGTTCGCCGAGCCCACGCAGGCCCAGCGCGGCGCCTGGGAGGCCATCAGCGCGGGCCAGCACACTCTCGTGGTCGCACCCACCGGGTCGGGCAAGACACTGTCGGCCTTCCTCTGGGCCCTGGACCGCATCGCGACTCATCCGCGTCCTGCAGACACGCCGCGCTGCCGCGTGCTCTACATCTCCCCGCTGAAGGCTCTTGCGGTGGACGTCGAGCGCAACCTGCAGTCGCCGCTCGTCGGCATCAGCCATGCAGCCACCCGATTGGGGCAGCCCAC contains the following coding sequences:
- a CDS encoding aspartate-semialdehyde dehydrogenase is translated as MSTAQSGVNLALVGATGQVGAVLRRLLSERGFPVATVRYFASARSAGSELPWEGWWAGAPAETRQIVVEDVATADLSGIDVALFSAGGGPSKEHAPRFADAGAIVIDNSSAWRMDDAVPLVVSEVNPQDLDSAVAQGGRRIVANPNCTTMAAMPVLKALHDAAGLERLVATTYQAVSGSGVAGVAELAGQVRAGAEQNLEGLALDGGAVQFPEPSTYVAPIAFNVVPLAGDLVDDGSGETNEEQKLRNESRKILGIPGLPVAGTCVRVPVFTGHSLSIHAEFGRAITAEEAREVLAVAPGVALSDVPTPLAVAGQDPSYVGRIRTDQSVPDGRGLVLFVANDNLRKGAALNTVQLAEAVVERGLVGG
- a CDS encoding DUF3046 domain-containing protein, whose product is MYEVFDERCQLMRVSEFWRAVEDEFGGPYGRFQASSQVLSSLGERTPAEAIEAGLSVKQVWVEFCRHMDVPEDRWVPQEVKPRRSR